The nucleotide sequence ACAAACATAGGCACTCCTCAAAATTTTAGTGTAAAACTTGcgtcttaaatttttttttaatttttttttgaagctcaaaaaaattttaaataatgatttaatGGTAAGTAGGCATTGATGATGAGGGGTGTCCATGTTTGAGCATAAAATGCAGGCCAAAGGATTTCTGGTATTAAGGCACCAGTCTATTTATGATGATgtttttttagtatttttacAGGTCTCGGAAGAGTTTATTAGACATCAACAATAAGTTGCAAACGGTCTTTTTACAATAAAGACAAAACATGAAAATAGACATATGTATAAAAACAGCCATGTACTGTTTTAAGAccaaatgcattttttttgtaattttattggAAAATTGGAGAAACAGATCGgaaagaaatttttgttaCATCTGAATTGAATTGAAGAATTTCATGGacataaaattacaaaaaagcaAAGAATGTCCAAACCTATTTGTGATAAATAAACAGacaagaacaaaaaaaatccttttttttatcaacCCAATTTGTTATCTAATCCATGTAAACCCTATGATGTACGAATAGATAGAAAAACAAATGAAATTTgcacaattattttattaatgatatcaaactaattttcaaatatatgtacatatacagCGTTTCAgttctaataattttatattttaaaataatttcaaatttggtttttaatataaatatttaatcataCATTAAATTTCGTTAAtgtacattaattttttaagaaaaatgaGTGAATCctttacatatattttatatatatatatatatatatatatatatatatatatatatatatatatatatatatatatatatatatatatatatatatatatatatatatatatatatatatatatatatatatatatatatatatgattgTAAGGATGCACAAACTGTTATTCGTTCATACAGCTAATACAACAATTTATTCAATTGTCTAGTTTgtcctttttttattcaaagatCATTGAAGTCATTCTTTTGAAACATTTTCAATATCATGTAATCACTAAATTTTCATAGTTTTTTGCGATGTTAATAGTCCTAGCACATTTatagtttttcaaatttacgaTTCATATagattagtttttttaaaagagcaAGATTCgtaatatgttttttttttatatagcattaaaaaaacaatattctaATGCGCATGACGTAAAATGAAGATGTGAGCATTGATGAAGATCATATTAGGTATGTACaatgttataaaattataatagagCTTTTAAATCTTCAAGAATCACATCAAACGCCTAATCTACTAAAAACTCCTTGTTTCTTGTTATGGTTCAGTGGTGCTATCTTGTTAAATGACACTTGCTTTGATATACCCAAGCGAGATTTGGCAGGTACTGCCATTCTCTCTGATGCTGTAATATAAAGATTTGAATTAATTGTATTTCATACTTAATGTTGCTGATAAAGTTATAAATCTAAATTGATTCTTACCTAATTTGCTATTAAGAGACAATTTTCTTGTCTGCAAGCTGTTACTTCTTACTGCACTTCTTGCAGGACTCTCATtaaatttcaaactttttgTTGTTCTTACAAGTTGTCTTACACTCTCTGAGACagcttttttgttagcttctTCGTCAGCTCTCATAGTGCCTACAGGCTTTTTCACAGCAGATTTCGTGGTGATTATTTTTGTTCCCGAATTCTTTGTAGTGATTACTTTTGTTCCTAGCAGTGGTGTACGTGATTTGAGTATACCTTGGGTTGCTGTAACACTGCCTCCATTCCTTAAATGCCTACTATATCTAAAAACAGAAATGAAATATTGATATgactataaaatataaattaactttttgAACTATCAATCAAATATAAATCCTTCATGCTTACGGAGTTTCATTATCCTTGATTCCAAGCCTATTAAATACACTAGAAGTTGCATTTCTTTCTTTGCCAATGCCGGTGACTTTGAATGTGGGATTAGACGACTCAGTACTGCTTGTTGTACTTGATACCATACTATCTCCCAGTCTATGGAAAACTGTTTTCTTTTGTTCTAAGGCTTTCTTAAGAATATTCTGACCCTTTACAGCTGTTTTTTTTGTTGCAAGAACTTTGAACTTTAACTCTTCCACATCGTCTtcgtcgtcatcatcatcactcAAAGCTCTGAGACGCTTTTGTAATTCTTCATTGCGTTTCCACTTGCCATCACTATCATCCTCATCACTCTCATATTTCCTCTTCAATGGACTAACTTTTGgcttttgattattttcaatatagtCAGAGTACAATTTAGAGTGTATGATTGTACTTGTTGGAgttactttctttttcacAGTAACACTGCTCGCAGGCTTGATAACTGAACTTGCAGCTGTTTTAATAACCTTCGCAGGGGCATCTGACTTTGCTTTAGATGATGCCGGTGTCTTCACTATTGCCTTGGAAACTACTTTCTTAACTGTAGGCTTGGCTACAACTTTACTAGCTGGTGTGGGTGAATCTTCTGAGCCCACAAGGAACTTTTTACAGGTTGTCTCTTCCACAACCTTCTTGGCGTATCGTAGAATAGCAATCATATCACCCATCAATGTAATGCCCATCTCCTTCAAGCTGGGTTTATCCAGGTCCGGCAACATGTCTGGTTTTATCCGGTTGTTGGAGAATATAAGTGCATGCCTCGTTGCATGCTCGGTTGGGAAACCAGCACTTTTAAAGAATTTCACCCAGTAACCTGCAATGAAACGCATTATCgttaaaaacataaatataaccaTCGATTCATACATAATCCCACAACACGAATACACATCAGGTATACGTTGAGCCGAAAAATAGTAGGCTTACATTTGGTAACTACCAAACAAACATGGGTAAGTAATCTCCAAACATAAACTTCGTGAATCGAAATCTCAAATCAAAATTACACAGTTCAGAAAACTCACTTGACAGTGCTGGGGCATCCATTTTAATTCGGACGACTCTTCCTTCCACAATTATACGAATAGATCGGGATCCTCGTCGCCGAGTCCCAAAAATAGAATTCCTCAACTGGGTTCACACTCGGAAAGAAGCAGCACCGCACGCACGGCAAACTCTCGCCATGGACGAAAGCTGCAGCAGCTGTATGTGTAGTTCCGGACTACAATCGTTAGCTCGAACGTAGATGTAGTCGGTAGTGAAACGGCTTTTTCACACGACGGACTTTTAAGGAAAATAATTAACGCCTCGGGCAAGTATCGTTCGGCTTCTCGACGTGTGTAATACTGCGGATAGATAGATAGGATAGATCTATGCGGCCTATGCCGTGTGCGTCTGCGTTACCGAGTGAAGTTGGCTGAATGCGATGTGTGGCAGTAGCGTACATATATTTGACACGACGCGGCGACGGTCGCGCCCTCTTAAGAGTGCTCCACACCTCGATCGACGCGCCACTCTCCGAACTATCAGACCGGAAGTGATTTTGGTCAAATTTGCTTGACAAAATACGGGTTTATAATATGATTGAGATGAAGCAAAAAGTTTAAGCCGTTGTTCACGTGGGGAAACTCTCCTTATAGTGTTCATCAATTAAcaagtttgttaaaaaatagaaagaaaatgCGACCTCAATTGTCGTCTGCTCGGCATAAAATCAGCTGTTTGTGAGTTACTCAGAGAAAACGATTTATTAGGACTAgttatgtaaaaattcaagCTAAAACGAAGTTTCCCCACGTGTAGTATGAAATAATGAATCGATTAAAACTCAATTCCGATTTGTATAATCACTCTAAAAACTACAATCTGTCAAGCAAAATCTGAAAGAATTTTTTCGGCTTTTAATTTTAGTATACGCCAGTAGAGCGCGCTGATTTTCACTCAGCGGCGTTAGGGGACCCTTGTCCGGCCATAGTTATCCGGCTCAATATTATGTAActcatttttcaatattttgcaCATTTTGTCCGCAAAGCGCTGCACTCGATTCCGACTggtgtttgatttttttgcgGAAATCGATAGTTTAGTGAATGATTAGGATGAGATGTTACTCAGATAATACGAAAGGTTGAAGGGACTTTGAAAATATCGATTTTGAAGCGAGTCCACTTTCGAGTCCTCAGCGGGGTTACCGACTCGTAAAGGAAATCTTATCTCCGAACGTCCGAATGTCCTATCGGACACGTTCAGACTGATATAAGTGTGAAGATATTTCACGTCACAATCCTTACGTTATATACTGATGTCAAGATATGATAATCGGCAAATAGGCTCTTATCGCCTCTCTTCGTTTGTTTAATCGGCTGAAATGCCGACGCTGAGCAGCTTTTCCGAAATGTTTcggataaatattattttgtagtTTCGCTCGTACTAACGTAAGTTCATTCGTTTCAATCGATAATTGACCAAACGAAACTTTACATTTCAACAATTATCAATTATCAATAAACTGAAAATAGAATTGATTCCCTCGATGatcattaaaaatgttactCCTCCATAAATCACGAATGAAAAGCAGCGAAAATTTTCGCGGAATCGGCAGAGTCCCGCAAATTCCAGGACACGCAGCTTTATCAGTTCGAACACTACTCGTGTCCCGAGCACACAACGTACACTATCGCACCTCGGACACAGCGCGTGAATCATTACGCCTGTCTGTGTACAACGTCGGGCCGACATGCTAATAAGTacacaaataacaaaaatgcGTGAGTCAGTAAACTCCGGAGGATCTCACACGCGAGGCTAAAATCGCTGGGATAATCTCGCGGAACTGCCAGTTTAGCCGGGACGCTCGCGCGGTTcgcatattatatattaaacTCCGAATGGTGAATTTCGGAAAATTTACGAAAACTACAGTTTATACTCGAACGATCGAGTACACAAGTGTTAGGTGATTTTTATATGCTACTAGAACACCTGAGCAGGTGGCAAACCGCTCGCGCGTGCTTCAGTCTAAAGATCGTCGCGATTTACGTCGTTGCGCTGATCATGTTTATTTTCAAACAGTGGGTAAGCAGCATATCGTCAACATTTATGTGTGTCGAGGGTCTGCGGTTTTTTCATCGCGTATAACATATTTCTTGTTGTTCATCGCAGGGCAAGAAATTCGCGATGAACCGACAGCGCCACGAGATTAAAGAACGTGTGCCCATATCCGCGATCAATCTTGCCTACGAATCGGACGTCGAGCTGCGTCGACTCGCATCGGCATCGATTAAGGGCATGAGCGTCCAGATTTCGAACTCGCTTATCGATCAGGAGACGAATCGATCTGCGCTCAATGCCGGCGACGAAGATAACGTCAGCGAAGGTTCGTAATAAGTTCGATTTTTATTAAGGCTTTTCTGATCGGAAAAATCGGTAACAAATCGCTATAATTCCCAACAGGACGAGCTTCCTCGAAAAGCGGTAAACGTGCCCACGAAACGAGGGCCGATTGCAAGTGTCGCAACTGTCGGGCCCTGTCGAACCTGACCGAATGCGGCGTCTGCTTCGAGTCGCTGCAGAGCAACCAGATCAAGGCCTGTCCCGTTTGCGCCAACGTCGTCTGCGTAAGCTGTGCCGTGAGGCTCAGCAGCTGCGCCTTCTGCAGGTCCACTCTGCCGCCCGAGAGAAATCGGGCTCTCGAGAGGCTCGTCGATCGCTTGATTTTGCCGTGCAAACATTCAAAGTTAGTCTCGACAAGTTGTTAGAAAAGTTATAGCAGTCGATCatcgtaaataaataatccatTTCCAGGTCCGGATGCAAAATACTGCTGGACGGCGAGAGCAGATTCATCCACGAGTCGATCTGCAACTTCGCGCCGATATGCTGTCCGGTGGGCCGGGGCATTTGCGCATGGCACGGAACCGTTGCGAGTGTCCAATCGCACCTGCAAGCCGTGCACAATTTGCTGCCCCTCCGGGACCACGGCATCTCCGTCGAGATCCACAGTTTTCGGAGCAAGGCCAAGGCCAACGACGGCCGCGTTTACACGGTATATGGGTCGCAATTTTTCTTTCGATTGAACAAATACAAACGAAAAATATTAACCGCGCATCTCGTTCTTTCAAAAGGTCTGTCTCTCCTGCTACGACCAGCTCTTCGTGATCCGAGTGGTCCTCCACCAAAACCGTCTGCGACTGTGCTTCACGCGTCTGGGCCACGCGACAGCTCAGCCGGTGATCAGTCGACCTGCTCGTTACGGTGTCTCGGTGATCATTCGAGCTCACGCAGGTCGTCGATTGCGTGGACTGGTGCCGTTCGGCAAGTACGACCGCGCGAGCCGCGACGTCAACGTCAACATCGACAACCTATACCCACGAGATGACCAGGTCGTCTCGCCACCGCCTCCTGGCTGTCCGCACCGCAGGAAAGAGTGCGAGGAAGACCTGGTGAAAATCGACATGCTAGTCAAGAGGATCGAGGAACCTTGAGCGAAGATTATAAGGTTTTCAGAATTTATCCATTCTCTATAGAGTTtctattaattattgttcgaATGTTGATTGTTCGTATATTATCCATGTTTCATATGATGTTATGGAACGATATGAGATGAGAGCAGTTTGGATTATTTAAGTTTCAGTTGAGGAACCGagaatttttatatactgcGTTTGATATAGCGATACACGCTCTGGATTGAGAACGTGTAATCGTGTTTATGTTTAGGCTACTGCGTCAAATTGAAATAAtacatttgatttttttcaacgatatcatagatttagaaattTCATGTTTTCGTTTTGTTTATTTGTTCAATGAAATGAATTATTGTTTGTCTTTTTACGGAATTAGAAAAACCGTtggtgtaaaattttattagttGAACTAATTCGTATATAGTTGAAGCTTTGTAGTCTgcatatttctttattttttcgaattctttgacaaattatatactatatgtaaaaaaaaatgataaatgtattatttttctttgacAAGAAATCGTATTTTTGGTTTATTCTATGCACTTTACTGATGGCATAACGTTTATATGGTGGTTTTATTGAGAAAAAGTATTGTCAGCATttttaaactgaaatgctttgtGTTGAAATTTGATCGAATgtgatcaatttttttaataagcgAATTGAATGTAAGATTTTGTAAAAAGTATTCTGATCCCCTTGAATATTTGTTGTTCTTTCATAGACATAATCACGTAGTTATTAGAAATGAATAGAAACAATTGTTCATTTATCAAGCAAAACTCCAAGAGGGTCAGAACACTTTTTCGTGATTGTGAATCGAGAGTATTACTTAGACGTTAATGAAAAAATGGTTACAAAATGTTCCTATTATTTAGAAAAGTTATGCATTGAAATGAAGACTGTAATTCAATAGTTAgtagttttaaaaatgatCTTGATACTGTTGTGATTaatttctatatatatatttcgttTGTaacagaatatatatatatatatatatattttttagttttaagaaTTTTACTGTAATACTTCagatgtacatatttttagcTTGAATTTATTCATTAAATGTTATGTAGTGAAAAAGTTATTCGTATGAATAATAAACGATATCtatgaatattttaatacCATACTCACTTCATAAATGGGGAAGTAAGATTTTCTAAATCCTTGGATTATCTTATTCAATACTTTTATTGCTTTTCTATTTTAGCGCGTATAAATgattttcatttctttttatgattatcagtattttttttttacaaaataat is from Nasonia vitripennis strain AsymCx chromosome 1, Nvit_psr_1.1, whole genome shotgun sequence and encodes:
- the LOC100680278 gene encoding uncharacterized protein LOC100680278; the protein is MLLEHLSRWQTARACFSLKIVAIYVVALIMFIFKQWGKKFAMNRQRHEIKERVPISAINLAYESDVELRRLASASIKGMSVQISNSLIDQETNRSALNAGDEDNVSEGRASSKSGKRAHETRADCKCRNCRALSNLTECGVCFESLQSNQIKACPVCANVVCVSCAVRLSSCAFCRSTLPPERNRALERLVDRLILPCKHSKSGCKILLDGESRFIHESICNFAPICCPVGRGICAWHGTVASVQSHLQAVHNLLPLRDHGISVEIHSFRSKAKANDGRVYTVCLSCYDQLFVIRVVLHQNRLRLCFTRLGHATAQPVISRPARYGVSVIIRAHAGRRLRGLVPFGKYDRASRDVNVNIDNLYPRDDQVVSPPPPGCPHRRKECEEDLVKIDMLVKRIEEP
- the LOC100123551 gene encoding uncharacterized protein C19orf47; protein product: MDAPALSSYWVKFFKSAGFPTEHATRHALIFSNNRIKPDMLPDLDKPSLKEMGITLMGDMIAILRYAKKVVEETTCKKFLVGSEDSPTPASKVVAKPTVKKVVSKAIVKTPASSKAKSDAPAKVIKTAASSVIKPASSVTVKKKVTPTSTIIHSKLYSDYIENNQKPKVSPLKRKYESDEDDSDGKWKRNEELQKRLRALSDDDDDEDDVEELKFKVLATKKTAVKGQNILKKALEQKKTVFHRLGDSMVSSTTSSTESSNPTFKVTGIGKERNATSSVFNRLGIKDNETPYSRHLRNGGSVTATQGILKSRTPLLGTKVITTKNSGTKIITTKSAVKKPVGTMRADEEANKKAVSESVRQLVRTTKSLKFNESPARSAVRSNSLQTRKLSLNSKLASERMAVPAKSRLGISKQVSFNKIAPLNHNKKQGVFSRLGV